One window of the Zea mays cultivar B73 chromosome 3, Zm-B73-REFERENCE-NAM-5.0, whole genome shotgun sequence genome contains the following:
- the LOC100273985 gene encoding patatin-like protein 3-like isoform X1, which translates to MENNYACPPPSKGNLITVLSIDGGGVKGVIPATFLAFLESKLQELDGSSARIANYFDVIAGTSTGGLIAAMLAAPSLSNAKQPCYEAKDIVPFYLEHSPRIFPCRTGILGWFFKILQTVKVMIGPKYDGKYLHKVTSDLLGGTRVEETLTNVVIPTFDVKCVKPTIFSTFKARSSALMNARLADVCIGTSAAPTVLPAHYFETVDHRTGASRSFNVIDGGLAANNPTLVAMGEITEQMRQKSKEFPETKPLDYHRYLVVSLGTGLPEQDIKFDACRVAKWGIFGWLGRRENTVPLLQMFMHASSDMTDSYVADLFKAIGCSDQLLLRVQDRNIPIAAVAADLSTEKNLRGLVKIAENLLHKPLGEDDYKTDDRVETTPRDGRAILTYAGMLARFAKLLSDERKLRLQNMGHCMPVIANREA; encoded by the exons ATGGAAAACAACTACGCATGCCCACCACCCAGCAAGGGAAACCTGATCACAGTCTTGAGCATCGATGGTGGTGGGGTCAAGGGCGTCATCCCTGCTACCTTCCTTGCATTCCTTGAGTCTAAACTCCAG GAGCTTGATGGGAGCAGCGCGCGCATAGCTAACTACTTTGATGTCATCGCTGGCACAAGCACAGGTGGTCTTATTGCTGCAATGCTGGCAGCTCCGTCGCTGAGCAATGCCAAGCAACCATGCTATGAGGCCAAGGACATCGTGCCATTCTACCTCGAGCACAGTCCTCGCATCTTCCCATGCAG AACTGGGATTTTGGGCTGGTTCTTCAAGATCCTACAAACAGTTAAGGTGATGATCGGGCCAAAATATGACGGGAAGTACCTGCACAAAGTGACCAGTGATCTGCTGGGTGGTACCAGAGTGGAAGAGACGCTGACAAATGTCGTCATTCCTACTTTCGATGTCAAGTGCGTAAAGCCAACAATATTCAGCACATTCAAG GCAAGATCTAGTGCCTTGATGAATGCTCGTCTTGCTGATGTGTGCATTGGCACGTCCGCAGCACCGACGGTCCTCCCTGCGCACTACTTTGAAACCGTGGATCACCGCACTGGCGCATCGCGTAGCTTCAACGTTATCGACGGGGGCCTCGCCGCAAACAATCCG ACTCTGGTGGCGATGGGTGAGATAACAGAACAGATGAGGCAGAAGAGCAAGGAGTTCCCCGAGACCAAGCCCCTGGACTACCACAGGTATCTGGTAGTGTCACTAGGCACAGGCCTTCCAGAGCAGGACATCAAGTTCGACGCGTGCCGTGTCGCCAAGTGGGGCATCTTCGGATGGCTCGGCCGCCGGGAGAACACCGTGCCCTTGCTGCAGATGTTCATGCACGCGAGCTCAGACATGACGGACAGCTACGTCGCCGACCTTTTCAAAGCGATCGGGTGCTCGGACCAACTGCTGCTGCGTGTTCAGGACCGCAACATACCCATAGCGGCTGTGGCAGCTGACCTCTCGACGGAGAAGAATCTGCGAGGGCTGGTTAAGATTGCAGAGAACCTTCTGCATAAGCCACTAGGCGAGGACGATTATAAGACCGACGACCGCGTCGAGACGACGCCGAGAGATGGCCGTGCCATACTAACCTATGCTGGTATGCTCGCACGGTTTGCAAAGCTCCTTTCTGATGAGAGGAAGCTTAGGCTTCAGAACATGGGACACTGTATGCCGGTCATAGCAAATCGTGAAGCTTGA